A section of the Oncorhynchus gorbuscha isolate QuinsamMale2020 ecotype Even-year linkage group LG06, OgorEven_v1.0, whole genome shotgun sequence genome encodes:
- the LOC124038628 gene encoding zinc finger and BTB domain-containing protein 18-like isoform X1, which translates to MHRLGVSVCADLCSGGGISFPSNISSALHLSSTVCIFFSPTPSLILQKSCSRPSFSTTVDLIKLMHTAGYEDIMEFPDHSRHLLQCLSEQRHQGFLCDSTVLVGDAQFRAHRAVLASCSMYFHLFYKDQLDKRDIVHLNSDIVTAPAFALLLEFMYEGKLQFKALPVEDVLAAASFLHMYHIVKVCKKKLKHKATAEADSTKKEEDASSCSDKLESFSEGSTGQPATADLLPSDDEDLESKQDPSSLWIRLPTDRAGTPATATSPGEDDAHGSPPKLQSPTGSPSSSIGSLSRRSVGSRRVSSDADCVLDLSVKSSLTGPSEALSNNPYFCGVVMPDSLQGTPVQVKQEKNTGSDHEDLVSGDYEMDHSGPKATPPRTNGGLNHHLVSSHAHRRLEAHLSALRDATLASELERDDKVSNNDMLGGESERAQVETASIDSALLPYVSNMLNSPHTQIFMCPLCNKVFPSPHILQIHLSTHFREQEGVRAKPASDINVPTCSICGKTFSCMYTLKRHERTHSGEKPYTCTTCGKSFQYSHNLSRHAVVHTREKPHACKWCERRFTQSGDLYRHIRKFHCELVNSLSVKSEGLNLPTLHRDWTIEDSSQELWK; encoded by the exons ATGCACAGACTGGGAGTTAGTGTGTGTGCGGATCTGTGTTCAGGAGGAGGTATCTCATTCCCCTCCAACATCTCCTCCGCTTTGCATCTGTCTTCCACAGTTTGCATTTTTTTTTCTCCTACCCCCTCATTGATTCTGCAAAAAAGCTGCAGCCGGCCCAGCTTTTCTACTACAGTGGACTTAATCAAGTTGATGCATACTGCAG GTTATGAAGACATCATGGAGTTCCCAGACCACAGCAGACATTTGCTACAGTGTCTGAGTGAGCAGAGGCATCAGGGTTTCCTTTGTGATTCCACTGTGCTGGTCGGCGATGCCCAGTTCCGGGCCCATCGAGCAGTGCTGGCTTCATGCAGCATGTACTTCCATCTCTTTTACAAGGACCAGCTGGACAAAAGGGACATTGTTCATCTGAACAGCGACATTGTTACAGCCCCAGCGTTTGCTCTCTTGCTGGAGTTCATGTACGAGGGGAAGCTCCAGTTCAAAGCCCTGCCCGTGGAGGATGTGCTGGCTGCTGCCAGCTTCCTCCACATGTACCACATTGTCAAGGTCTGCAAGAAGAAGCTGAAGCACAAAGCCACTGCGGAGGCAGACAGCACCAAGAAGGAGGAGGACGCTTCCAGCTGCTCTGACAAACTAGAGAGCTTCTCCGAGGGCAGCACGGGCCAACCAGCCACAGCTGACCTATTGCCCAGTGACGATGAGGACCTGGAGTCCAAGCAGGACCCCAGTAGCCTGTGGATAAGGCTACCCACTGACCGGGCAGGCACCCCGGCCACTGCCACCAGCCCAGGGGAAGATGACGCCCATGGCAGTCCCCCCAAGCTGCAATCCCCAACTGGCAGCCCCAGCAGCTCTATAGGCTCCCTGTCCCGGAGGTCTGTGGGCTCCCGTAGAGTGTCGTCGGATGCAGACTGTGTCCTGGACTTGTCTGTGAAGTCCAGCCTGACTGGGCCCAGCGAGGCCTTGTCCAATAACCCTTACTTCTGTGGTGTGGTGATGCCAGATAGCCTGCAGGGCACCCCGGTCCAGGTGAAGCAGGAGAAGAACACGGGCTCAGACCATGAGGACCTGGTGAGTGGTGACTACGAGATGGACCACAGCGGGCCCAAAGCCACCCCTCCCAGAACCAACGGAGGTCTGAACCACCACTTGGTCAGCAGCCATGCTCACAGACGCCTGGAGGCCCACCTGTCAGCCCTGCGTGATGCCACCCTGGCCAGTGAACTGGAGCGTGACGACAAGGTCAGCAATAATGACATGCTGGGCGGAGAGAGTGAAAGGGCCCAGGTTGAGACGGCCAGCATCGACAGCGCCCTGCTGCCCTACGTGTCCAATATGCTGAACTCCCCTCACACTCAGATCTTCATGTGCCCCCTGTGCAACAAGGTGTTTCCCAGTCCGCACATCCTCCAGATCCACCTCAGCACACACTTTCGCGAGCAGGAAGGCGTGCGCGCCAAGCCCGCCAGCGACATCAACGTGCCCACCTGCTCCATCTGCGGCAAGACGTTCTCCTGCATGTACACCCTGAAGCGCCACGAGCGGACTCACTCTGGAGAGAAGCCATACACGTGCACCACGTGCGGTAAGAGCTTCCAGTACTCTCACAACCTGAGCCGGCACGCTGTGGTGCACACCCGAGAGAAGCCGCACGCCTGCAAGTGGTGCGAGCGGCGCTTCACCCAGTCTGGGGACCTGTACCGCCACATCCGCAAGTTCCACTGCGAACTGGTCAACTCGCTCTCTGTCAAGAGTGAAGGTCTCAACCTACCCACCCTCCACAGGGACTGGACCATAGAGGATAGTTCTCAAGAACTGTGGAAGTGA
- the LOC124038628 gene encoding zinc finger and BTB domain-containing protein 18-like isoform X2, with product MEFPDHSRHLLQCLSEQRHQGFLCDSTVLVGDAQFRAHRAVLASCSMYFHLFYKDQLDKRDIVHLNSDIVTAPAFALLLEFMYEGKLQFKALPVEDVLAAASFLHMYHIVKVCKKKLKHKATAEADSTKKEEDASSCSDKLESFSEGSTGQPATADLLPSDDEDLESKQDPSSLWIRLPTDRAGTPATATSPGEDDAHGSPPKLQSPTGSPSSSIGSLSRRSVGSRRVSSDADCVLDLSVKSSLTGPSEALSNNPYFCGVVMPDSLQGTPVQVKQEKNTGSDHEDLVSGDYEMDHSGPKATPPRTNGGLNHHLVSSHAHRRLEAHLSALRDATLASELERDDKVSNNDMLGGESERAQVETASIDSALLPYVSNMLNSPHTQIFMCPLCNKVFPSPHILQIHLSTHFREQEGVRAKPASDINVPTCSICGKTFSCMYTLKRHERTHSGEKPYTCTTCGKSFQYSHNLSRHAVVHTREKPHACKWCERRFTQSGDLYRHIRKFHCELVNSLSVKSEGLNLPTLHRDWTIEDSSQELWK from the coding sequence ATGGAGTTCCCAGACCACAGCAGACATTTGCTACAGTGTCTGAGTGAGCAGAGGCATCAGGGTTTCCTTTGTGATTCCACTGTGCTGGTCGGCGATGCCCAGTTCCGGGCCCATCGAGCAGTGCTGGCTTCATGCAGCATGTACTTCCATCTCTTTTACAAGGACCAGCTGGACAAAAGGGACATTGTTCATCTGAACAGCGACATTGTTACAGCCCCAGCGTTTGCTCTCTTGCTGGAGTTCATGTACGAGGGGAAGCTCCAGTTCAAAGCCCTGCCCGTGGAGGATGTGCTGGCTGCTGCCAGCTTCCTCCACATGTACCACATTGTCAAGGTCTGCAAGAAGAAGCTGAAGCACAAAGCCACTGCGGAGGCAGACAGCACCAAGAAGGAGGAGGACGCTTCCAGCTGCTCTGACAAACTAGAGAGCTTCTCCGAGGGCAGCACGGGCCAACCAGCCACAGCTGACCTATTGCCCAGTGACGATGAGGACCTGGAGTCCAAGCAGGACCCCAGTAGCCTGTGGATAAGGCTACCCACTGACCGGGCAGGCACCCCGGCCACTGCCACCAGCCCAGGGGAAGATGACGCCCATGGCAGTCCCCCCAAGCTGCAATCCCCAACTGGCAGCCCCAGCAGCTCTATAGGCTCCCTGTCCCGGAGGTCTGTGGGCTCCCGTAGAGTGTCGTCGGATGCAGACTGTGTCCTGGACTTGTCTGTGAAGTCCAGCCTGACTGGGCCCAGCGAGGCCTTGTCCAATAACCCTTACTTCTGTGGTGTGGTGATGCCAGATAGCCTGCAGGGCACCCCGGTCCAGGTGAAGCAGGAGAAGAACACGGGCTCAGACCATGAGGACCTGGTGAGTGGTGACTACGAGATGGACCACAGCGGGCCCAAAGCCACCCCTCCCAGAACCAACGGAGGTCTGAACCACCACTTGGTCAGCAGCCATGCTCACAGACGCCTGGAGGCCCACCTGTCAGCCCTGCGTGATGCCACCCTGGCCAGTGAACTGGAGCGTGACGACAAGGTCAGCAATAATGACATGCTGGGCGGAGAGAGTGAAAGGGCCCAGGTTGAGACGGCCAGCATCGACAGCGCCCTGCTGCCCTACGTGTCCAATATGCTGAACTCCCCTCACACTCAGATCTTCATGTGCCCCCTGTGCAACAAGGTGTTTCCCAGTCCGCACATCCTCCAGATCCACCTCAGCACACACTTTCGCGAGCAGGAAGGCGTGCGCGCCAAGCCCGCCAGCGACATCAACGTGCCCACCTGCTCCATCTGCGGCAAGACGTTCTCCTGCATGTACACCCTGAAGCGCCACGAGCGGACTCACTCTGGAGAGAAGCCATACACGTGCACCACGTGCGGTAAGAGCTTCCAGTACTCTCACAACCTGAGCCGGCACGCTGTGGTGCACACCCGAGAGAAGCCGCACGCCTGCAAGTGGTGCGAGCGGCGCTTCACCCAGTCTGGGGACCTGTACCGCCACATCCGCAAGTTCCACTGCGAACTGGTCAACTCGCTCTCTGTCAAGAGTGAAGGTCTCAACCTACCCACCCTCCACAGGGACTGGACCATAGAGGATAGTTCTCAAGAACTGTGGAAGTGA